The DNA window GATCCCCCCACCACCCAATATCGGTCGTCCGGCTCATCGATCGAGACGTGCACAAGATTCATGCGGGCCAGCTGCGTGCCGATTTCGGCTTTAGTGAAGGCGACTAACCCGGAGGTATGATTCTGATGCATTGATGTCAACCTATCAAGAAGGTCGACAGAGAACCTTGGATGACTCTGCAGGCTATGCAGCCGATCGTTTCCGATGTGCTGACTTTTTGGTGGAGCGCCGGGATGGCTGAGTTGACTTGCCAGCCGCGTCACACAAGACCCGCAAGGCTCGGTTCACGGAGGCCGAATCCGGAAATACTTTTGCTAAGTCCGGATCGACTAGCACAAGATTTGTTCCCGTCATGGCTTGCTTATAGTATTTTCCACGCACGGCCTTTCTCAGCTTGGTCAAATCGTATTCTGATCGAAGGTCGTCTTTCACTGCTTTAGTGGAACCCTTCCGCATACTGTTCCCTTTCTTTTGGAGTTGCTTTCCTCGCACTTATAATTCGAATCCGCTTTCCGCGATCACAATGCGAAAGGAACAACACGCGACCCGATCTCGATAGACCAACGGTAAGCTCTCGAGGTTCTTCATCTGAGTGGTCTGGGTCCTCAAAGGTCACTGCGTTGACATCTTGAAATACCGTAGCCGCCTCCTCAAAAGACACGCCGTGCTTCCGTCGGTTTGCTTCAGCCTTCTTCGGATCCCACTCATAAGTCACGCCCTAGGTTAGCATGTTTCAAAAGCCTGAGCGAATAGTCGACCAGAAAGCCGGAGAACAATATGATCTGCGTGCTTATCGTCCGGCT is part of the Nitrospirota bacterium genome and encodes:
- a CDS encoding BrnT family toxin, with the translated sequence MTYEWDPKKAEANRRKHGVSFEEAATVFQDVNAVTFEDPDHSDEEPRELTVGLSRSGRVLFLSHCDRGKRIRIISARKATPKEREQYAEGFH